One stretch of Emys orbicularis isolate rEmyOrb1 chromosome 5, rEmyOrb1.hap1, whole genome shotgun sequence DNA includes these proteins:
- the NDNF gene encoding protein NDNF: MLLLHWFVFLLLLPLNSRTQKLPTRDEELFQMQIRDKAFFHDSSVIPDGAEISSFLFRDTPKRYFFVVEEDNTPLAVTVTPCDAPLEWKLSLQELPEEASGEGSGESEPLEQQKQQIINEEGTELFSYKGNDVEYFVSPSSPSGLYQLELLSTEKDTHFKVYATTTPESDQPYPELPYDPRVDVTSLGRTTVTLAWKPSPTASLLKQPIQYCIVINKEHNFKSLCAVEAKLSSDDAFMMAPKPGLDFSLFDFAHFGFPSDNNSGKERSFLKSSSKLSRQMSSKPRVDLQKICIGNKNIFTLSDLKPDTQYYFDMFAVNVNTNMSTAYVGTFARTKEEAKQKTVELKDGKVTDVFIKRKGAKFLRFAPVSSHQKVTFFVHSCLDAVQIQIRRDGKLLLSQNVEEVRQFQLRGKPKAKYLIRLKGSKKGASMLKILATTRPNKQSFPSLPEDTRIKAFDKLRTCSSATVAWLGTQERNKFCIYKKEVGDNYSEEQKKREQNQCLGPDTRKKSEKVLCKYFHSQNLQKAVTTETIKGLQPGKSYLLDVYVIGHGGHSVKYQSKLVKTRKFC; this comes from the exons ATGCTCTTGCTCCATTGGTTTGTGTTCTTGCTGCTGCTCCCGCTCAACTCCAGGACACAGAAGTTGCCTACCAGAGATGAGGAACTTTTTCAGATGCAGATCCGGGACAAAGCATTTTTCCATGATTCATCAGTAATCCCAGATGGAGCAGAAATTAgcagctttctcttcagagatacACCTAAAAG GTATTTCTTTGTGGTTGAAGAAGACAACACTCCCTTAGCAGTTACTGTAACACCATGTGATGCTCCTTTGGAATGGAAGCTGAGCCTGCAGGAACTTCCAGAAGAGGCCAGTGGAGAAGGTTCAG GTGAATCAGAACCACTTGAGCAGCAGAAACaacagattattaatgaagaagGCACAGAGCTGTTCTCTTACAAAGGCAATGATGTTGAATATTTTGTCTCTCCTAGTTCCCCATCTGGTTTGTACCAATTAGAACTGCTGTCAACTGAGAAGGATACACATTTTAAAGTATATGCCACTACAACTCCAGAGTCAGACCAGCCTTATCCCGAATTACCTTATGATCCAAGAGTCGATGTCACCTCTCTTGGACGCACAACAGTCACATTGGCATGGAAACCAAGCCCTACAGCATCTTTATTGAAACAGCCAATTCAGTATTGCATAGTCATCAATAAAGAACACAACTTCAaaagcctctgtgctgttgaagcCAAGCTCAGTTCTGATGATGCCTTCATGATGGCTCCAAAACCAGGCCTGGATTTCAGCCTCTTTGACTTTGCCCATTTTGGCTTCCCTTCAGACAACAATTCTGGCAAAGAACGTAGCTTCTTAAAATCATCATCAAAGCTTAGTCGCCAAATGTCTTCGAAGCCAAGAGTTGACCTGCAGAAGATTTGCATTGGGAACAAGAACATTTTCACACTATCTGATCTAAAACCTGATACACAGTACTACTTTGACATGTTTGCAGTAAATGTTAACACAAATATGAGCACTGCCTATGTTGGCACCTTTGCCAGAACTAAAGAGGAAGCCAAACAGAAGACAGTTGAACTGAAAGATGGGAAAGTTACAGATGTGTTTATCAAGAGAAAGGGGGCCAAATTTCTACGGTTTGCTCCTGTTTCGTCACACCAAAAAGTCACCTTCTTTGTTCATTCGTGCCTGGATGCTGTTCAGATCCAAATTAGAAGAGATGGAAAACTTCTCTTGTCTCAAAACGTTGAGGAGGTCCGTCAGTTCCAACTTAGAGGAAAACCAAAAGCTAAATATCTAATTAGGCTGAAAGGAAGTAAGAAGGGTGCTTCCATGTTGAAGATCTTAGCTACTACAAGACCTAATAAGCAGtcatttccttctcttcctgAAGACACAAGGATCAAAGCCTTCGATAAACTTCGCACATGTTCTTCAGCCACAGTGGCCTGGCTAGGCACACAAGAAAGAAACAAATTTTGCATCTACAAAAAGGAAGTCGGTGACAATTATAGTGAAGAGCAAAAGAAAAGAGAACAGAACCAGTGCTTGGGTCCAGATACAAGgaagaaatcagaaaaagtcCTCTGTAAATATTTTCATAGCCAGAATCTACAGAAAGCAGTTACCACAGAGACAATtaaaggcctgcagcctggcaagtCCTACCTGCTGGATGTTTATGTCATAGGGCATGGAGGACACTCAGTAAAATATCAGAGCAAACTGGTGAAAACAAGGAAGTTCTGTTAG